The following coding sequences lie in one Haladaptatus sp. DJG-WS-42 genomic window:
- a CDS encoding aspartate dehydrogenase yields MSLRIGLVGCGTIGTELSTAILDGTLDCRLACVLDPGGERCAALIERFDADPPMRVETVAELVAEVDLVVEAASQAAVAQIGVPVLAQGRDLLVLSVGALADAPLRRRLFETADRSGATIHIPSGAIAGLDAVKAAALTDGLDTVSLTTTKPPAGLAGAPYLVENDIDLSGLTDPRVVFEGVATVAAKAFPSNINVAMALSLAGIGPDKTRVRIIADPTEETNVHRIDATGTVGEIHTEVRNVPSPTNPKTSYLAALSAIEKLRSLEATVRVGT; encoded by the coding sequence ATGTCACTTCGTATTGGCTTAGTCGGCTGTGGAACCATTGGTACGGAACTCTCGACTGCGATTCTCGACGGGACGCTTGACTGTCGCCTCGCCTGCGTGCTCGATCCGGGCGGCGAACGGTGCGCTGCCCTCATCGAGCGATTCGATGCCGACCCGCCGATGCGCGTTGAAACGGTGGCGGAACTGGTCGCCGAGGTTGACCTCGTGGTCGAGGCTGCGAGCCAAGCCGCGGTGGCCCAAATCGGCGTCCCGGTTTTGGCACAGGGACGTGACCTCTTGGTGTTGAGCGTGGGGGCATTGGCCGATGCACCGCTCAGGAGACGCCTCTTCGAAACCGCAGACCGCTCCGGGGCAACGATTCACATTCCCTCTGGCGCAATCGCCGGACTCGATGCCGTGAAAGCAGCGGCGCTCACGGATGGTCTCGACACGGTTTCGTTGACCACGACGAAGCCTCCCGCTGGACTTGCGGGTGCGCCGTATCTCGTAGAGAACGACATTGACCTTTCGGGGCTTACCGACCCGCGGGTCGTGTTTGAGGGCGTTGCGACCGTCGCCGCGAAGGCGTTTCCTTCGAATATCAACGTCGCAATGGCGCTCAGTCTCGCGGGAATCGGCCCCGATAAGACGCGCGTTCGCATCATTGCCGACCCAACCGAGGAGACCAACGTCCACCGAATCGACGCGACCGGTACGGTGGGTGAGATTCACACCGAGGTGAGAAACGTGCCGTCACCGACCAACCCGAAAACCAGCTATCTCGCTGCCCTCTCGGCTATCGAAAAACTCCGCAGTTTGGAAGCCACCGTTCGCGTTGGTACGTGA
- a CDS encoding NAD(P)-binding domain-containing protein, whose translation MTETVGIIGLGSLGALMARAFSEEGFDVVGFDVDDKRVADVVGGPIRPASSPAAVAKESDVVVVVVGTSEQVESVLFGPDGVTTGATGTVTVAITSTVHPNACTDWATRFESSGDLVDAPIARGPLIPDRGAVALFGGPDTVVARLTPMFEAAIGATVHLGRVGAGQCGKLVNNQLFWTCHLANVEAVRVAKAFGIESEVLLDALTRGSGDNYALHRWGAVSDDWVADDLDKTLALAGALGLNVPLTEKVRELYDGIELNQAWRLLDDAESQ comes from the coding sequence ATGACGGAAACGGTCGGAATCATCGGACTGGGGAGTCTCGGCGCGCTCATGGCACGGGCGTTCTCCGAGGAAGGGTTCGATGTCGTCGGCTTCGACGTTGACGACAAGCGAGTTGCAGACGTTGTGGGAGGGCCGATACGACCCGCGTCCTCGCCCGCAGCCGTGGCCAAAGAGAGCGACGTTGTCGTGGTCGTCGTTGGAACGAGCGAACAGGTCGAATCCGTGCTGTTCGGGCCGGACGGGGTCACAACTGGGGCAACCGGCACCGTCACCGTCGCAATCACAAGCACGGTTCATCCCAACGCCTGCACCGACTGGGCGACCCGCTTTGAATCCTCTGGTGACCTCGTGGACGCGCCGATTGCCCGCGGGCCGCTGATTCCCGACCGAGGGGCAGTCGCCCTCTTTGGCGGGCCTGACACCGTCGTAGCGCGGCTCACCCCGATGTTTGAGGCCGCCATCGGCGCGACCGTTCATCTCGGGCGGGTCGGCGCTGGGCAGTGCGGGAAATTAGTCAACAATCAACTCTTTTGGACGTGTCACCTCGCAAACGTGGAGGCAGTTCGAGTCGCCAAAGCCTTCGGTATCGAATCAGAGGTGTTGCTCGACGCACTCACCCGCGGTTCTGGGGATAACTACGCGCTCCATCGCTGGGGCGCAGTCTCGGACGACTGGGTGGCTGACGACCTCGACAAAACGCTGGCCCTCGCCGGAGCACTCGGACTCAACGTGCCGCTCACCGAAAAAGTCCGTGAGTTGTACGACGGAATCGAACTGAATCAGGCGTGGCGTCTTCTTGACGACGCAGAGAGCCAGTAG
- a CDS encoding VOC family protein: MSGAQKLEHATLRVTNLPEAVVFYTDVMGLVELSRLDGRVYLGTGIDEHYDLAVEEGGTGVEHFAIRVSDESVLDDYAERLVARGISTARHDGTEPGQDAGLRFTLPSGVSMEFVVVPKRRYAHVTEGGASKTDCGPVDLDHITLATSSPKRDAEFLRDALGFRISDAAEQPSGEWGLAFTRFGAYHHDVGLIQSDNDAWNLFHLAWTFSSFDHMKLFADNLARHGYPLEMGMNRHYFGDNLFAYFREPGGNRFEITAEMATVDEDTPTYIHTAASERENVVAAWGGIALPESMKEGM, from the coding sequence ATGAGTGGTGCTCAAAAGCTAGAACACGCGACCCTTCGCGTCACGAACCTGCCCGAAGCAGTCGTTTTCTACACCGACGTGATGGGGCTGGTAGAACTCTCTCGGCTGGACGGGAGAGTGTATCTTGGAACCGGTATCGACGAACACTACGACCTCGCTGTCGAGGAGGGCGGAACCGGTGTCGAGCACTTTGCGATTCGGGTTTCTGACGAAAGCGTCCTTGACGACTACGCTGAGCGGTTAGTAGCGCGAGGGATATCGACGGCGCGCCACGACGGAACCGAACCGGGGCAGGATGCGGGACTTCGTTTCACGCTCCCGAGTGGTGTCTCGATGGAATTCGTCGTCGTTCCGAAGCGACGGTACGCTCACGTCACTGAAGGTGGCGCATCGAAAACCGACTGTGGGCCGGTTGATTTAGACCACATCACGCTGGCAACGTCAAGTCCGAAACGAGACGCTGAATTCCTCCGCGACGCACTTGGCTTTCGCATCTCTGACGCGGCCGAACAGCCCTCCGGGGAATGGGGGCTCGCGTTCACTCGATTCGGTGCGTATCACCACGACGTTGGGCTTATCCAGTCCGACAACGACGCGTGGAATTTGTTTCACCTCGCCTGGACGTTTTCGAGCTTTGACCACATGAAACTGTTCGCCGACAATCTCGCCCGTCACGGATATCCCTTGGAGATGGGGATGAACCGCCACTACTTCGGCGACAACCTGTTCGCGTATTTCCGCGAACCGGGTGGAAACCGCTTTGAAATCACCGCCGAGATGGCGACCGTTGACGAGGATACACCGACGTACATCCATACGGCCGCGAGCGAGCGCGAGAACGTCGTCGCCGCATGGGGTGGGATTGCGCTGCCAGAGTCGATGAAAGAAGGCATGTAG
- a CDS encoding IclR family transcriptional regulator — protein MQDGNQGRGVPVKSVDVAFTVVQTIQDRGGAGVTEVATELGVAKSTAHNHLTTLERLGYLVREDDVYRVGFRFLDHGGYALTNNRWYHPVKARVSEIAQNTEELCQFAIEEHGVGVIAIREEGAHAIQTELRIGSRLKLHHFTAGKTILAAMSPERVEELIERHGLPPKTSKTITDPDKLRSELAEIREKGYAFDREEHVKGVHAIGVPLKLNDGHVLGALSIAGPPRRFSNERAIEMANHLLGVAEELTFNLRLPS, from the coding sequence ATGCAAGATGGAAACCAGGGACGTGGGGTTCCGGTGAAGTCCGTCGATGTGGCGTTCACCGTCGTCCAGACGATCCAAGACCGTGGTGGTGCCGGTGTCACGGAGGTAGCCACGGAACTCGGCGTCGCAAAGAGTACGGCCCACAACCACCTGACGACGCTCGAACGCCTTGGCTACCTCGTCCGTGAAGACGACGTGTACCGCGTTGGCTTTCGGTTCCTCGACCACGGTGGGTACGCACTCACGAACAACCGCTGGTATCATCCGGTGAAAGCCAGAGTGAGCGAAATCGCCCAGAATACGGAAGAGCTCTGTCAGTTCGCAATCGAAGAACACGGCGTTGGTGTGATTGCGATTCGAGAGGAGGGGGCACACGCAATCCAGACGGAGTTACGCATCGGGTCGCGGTTGAAGCTCCATCATTTCACCGCGGGGAAAACCATCCTTGCGGCGATGTCACCCGAGCGAGTCGAGGAGTTGATCGAACGCCACGGCCTTCCACCGAAGACGAGCAAGACGATAACTGACCCTGATAAACTGCGCTCAGAGCTAGCCGAAATCAGAGAGAAGGGGTACGCATTCGACCGCGAAGAGCACGTAAAGGGCGTCCATGCAATCGGCGTCCCGTTGAAACTAAACGATGGTCACGTCCTCGGGGCGCTGAGCATTGCCGGTCCACCACGACGATTTTCCAACGAACGAGCGATAGAGATGGCAAACCACCTCCTCGGTGTGGCCGAAGAACTCACGTTCAACTTGCGTCTCCCCTCGTAA
- a CDS encoding helix-turn-helix domain-containing protein: MEHLDRISMADLHRALEEVEGKKPTQRLLAAIAYKNGVTQTELADWYGVERRTIYAWLKRLEHGSLTDAVTDEHRSGRPRKLTDDQRVTLERALQATPATAGYDAGEWTPPLVQQFIEDSFDVAYSIPSCRRFMNEARDR; this comes from the coding sequence ATGGAGCATCTCGACAGGATTTCGATGGCGGACTTGCACCGGGCCCTCGAGGAGGTCGAGGGGAAGAAGCCAACCCAACGGCTGCTGGCCGCAATTGCGTACAAAAACGGCGTTACCCAGACCGAACTCGCCGACTGGTACGGCGTCGAACGCAGGACTATCTACGCGTGGCTCAAGCGCCTCGAACACGGGTCGCTCACAGACGCAGTCACCGACGAGCATCGGAGCGGGCGCCCCCGAAAGCTCACAGACGACCAGCGAGTCACACTAGAGCGAGCGTTACAAGCGACACCGGCAACCGCGGGCTACGATGCGGGTGAGTGGACGCCACCGCTTGTCCAACAGTTCATCGAAGACTCGTTCGACGTCGCGTATTCGATCCCGAGCTGTCGGCGATTTATGAACGAAGCAAGAGACAGATAG
- the yqeC gene encoding selenium cofactor biosynthesis protein YqeC translates to MDIAEALAADAGLVCVVGAGGKKTTLYTLANRLSRAIVTATVRIPIFDAEVGDVVVTGDPVSALDSSHDWPLGLVAARKREDRYEGYDPAIVDRLAAATDAPVLVKADGARTRLLKAPNDREPQLPKTADTVIPIASARAVGKPLAETHVHRPERVADVTGTALGHELTPVDVATILASEQGGLKGVPEGATALPLINMVDTEALEAVAREIADEVLARTDVPRVVLAQMTSETPLVAVIER, encoded by the coding sequence ATGGACATCGCCGAAGCACTCGCCGCGGACGCCGGACTTGTCTGCGTGGTCGGCGCGGGTGGGAAGAAAACGACGCTCTATACGCTTGCAAACCGCCTTTCGCGTGCCATCGTCACGGCCACGGTTCGCATCCCGATTTTCGATGCTGAGGTGGGTGACGTCGTCGTTACCGGTGACCCCGTTTCCGCGCTCGACTCGTCGCACGACTGGCCGCTTGGCCTCGTCGCCGCACGTAAACGCGAAGACCGGTATGAGGGCTACGACCCTGCCATCGTCGACCGTCTCGCGGCCGCGACCGACGCACCCGTACTCGTCAAAGCAGACGGCGCACGCACCCGGTTGCTCAAAGCGCCGAACGACCGCGAACCCCAACTACCCAAAACTGCAGACACGGTCATCCCCATCGCCAGCGCGCGCGCCGTCGGCAAGCCGCTCGCAGAGACGCACGTTCACCGCCCAGAGCGCGTCGCGGACGTGACTGGAACCGCGCTCGGCCACGAACTCACGCCAGTAGATGTCGCAACCATCCTCGCCAGCGAACAGGGAGGATTGAAAGGCGTTCCAGAGGGTGCGACCGCTCTCCCGCTCATCAACATGGTCGATACCGAGGCGCTCGAAGCGGTGGCCCGTGAGATTGCAGACGAAGTGCTCGCACGCACAGACGTGCCGCGCGTCGTTCTCGCGCAGATGACCAGCGAGACGCCGCTCGTCGCCGTAATTGAGCGATGA
- a CDS encoding PRC-barrel domain containing protein encodes MQEQSFTDSDVGKRVVDAHGNEVGMVAAVRDGMAYGNPEPGVFDKLQAKLGWEDKDEETYPVQTTNADRITDDEIHLRKF; translated from the coding sequence ATGCAGGAGCAAAGCTTCACTGACAGTGACGTTGGAAAGCGCGTTGTAGATGCACACGGTAACGAAGTCGGGATGGTCGCTGCGGTTCGTGATGGGATGGCCTACGGCAACCCAGAACCCGGGGTGTTCGACAAACTGCAAGCCAAGCTCGGCTGGGAGGACAAAGACGAAGAGACCTACCCGGTTCAGACGACCAACGCAGACCGAATTACCGACGACGAAATCCACCTCCGCAAGTTCTAA
- a CDS encoding molybdenum cofactor guanylyltransferase: MPAAVILAGGRSTRFGEADKAVAPLAGVPMIRRVADRLVDEISELVVNCRSDQTDAIREAMAGYPHPVTYAEDEEPDEGPMAGIKTGLRAVKAEYAVVVACDMPFVDADLVSYLFERAAGHAAAVPKLDDGWYQTTHAVYRAQTMADACDTSLLAGNHKILDPLFELDYVIVDDEAIRGHGSTESFANCNTREEFEAAAARF, from the coding sequence ATGCCTGCTGCCGTCATCCTCGCCGGGGGTCGCTCGACGCGCTTTGGCGAGGCGGACAAAGCCGTCGCCCCCCTCGCGGGTGTACCCATGATTCGTCGCGTTGCAGACCGGCTCGTGGACGAAATTTCGGAACTCGTCGTGAACTGTCGCAGTGACCAGACCGACGCCATCCGCGAGGCGATGGCGGGCTACCCACATCCCGTCACCTATGCGGAAGACGAGGAACCGGACGAAGGGCCGATGGCTGGCATCAAAACCGGCCTACGGGCGGTCAAAGCCGAATACGCCGTCGTCGTCGCCTGTGACATGCCGTTCGTGGATGCGGACCTCGTCTCGTATCTGTTCGAGCGGGCGGCTGGTCACGCCGCCGCCGTCCCGAAACTGGACGACGGCTGGTATCAGACGACCCACGCGGTGTATCGCGCACAGACGATGGCAGACGCGTGTGACACCTCGCTTTTGGCAGGGAACCACAAAATCCTCGACCCGCTGTTCGAACTCGACTACGTCATTGTGGACGACGAGGCGATTCGTGGGCACGGCTCGACGGAAAGCTTCGCAAACTGCAACACCCGTGAGGAGTTCGAGGCGGCGGCGGCGCGATTTTGA
- a CDS encoding class I SAM-dependent methyltransferase, producing MADERYYDEWATFYDAEHGAMTDDITFYVDRARDADGPVLEVGCGTGRVYLELLRAGVDADGIDLSTGMLSVLREKARADGLEPSVRQADVTDFDPDREYALVIIPFRAFLHLTDFADQLAALETIRDALASGGQLAMNIFAPDFDIICERYGTPQESTIERDGDEYTLVSTTEFVDEVDCIVRDRRKLYDADGEQVFAQEFRIKLLFKRELELLFSLAGFSDWSVAGGFDGDELTSPTQEMVWVADK from the coding sequence ATGGCCGACGAACGCTACTACGACGAGTGGGCGACGTTTTACGACGCAGAGCATGGCGCGATGACCGATGACATCACGTTCTACGTAGACCGCGCCCGCGACGCAGACGGGCCGGTTCTCGAAGTCGGCTGTGGGACGGGGCGCGTCTATCTCGAACTCCTTCGGGCGGGCGTCGATGCAGATGGCATCGACCTCTCTACGGGAATGCTCTCGGTGCTTCGAGAAAAAGCGCGCGCAGACGGCCTCGAACCGAGCGTCCGGCAGGCGGATGTCACCGACTTCGACCCTGACCGTGAGTACGCGCTCGTCATCATCCCGTTTCGCGCGTTCTTACATCTAACCGACTTCGCAGACCAACTCGCGGCCCTGGAAACCATCCGCGACGCGCTGGCATCCGGCGGACAGTTAGCGATGAACATCTTCGCCCCCGACTTCGACATCATCTGCGAACGCTACGGCACGCCACAGGAATCCACCATCGAACGCGACGGAGACGAGTACACGCTCGTCTCGACGACCGAATTCGTAGACGAAGTTGACTGTATCGTCCGCGACCGACGCAAACTCTACGACGCAGACGGCGAGCAGGTGTTCGCACAGGAGTTCCGCATCAAACTCCTGTTCAAGCGTGAACTCGAATTGCTGTTCTCCCTCGCGGGGTTCAGTGATTGGTCGGTCGCGGGCGGGTTCGACGGCGACGAATTGACGTCGCCGACCCAAGAGATGGTCTGGGTTGCAGACAAGTAG
- the fdhF gene encoding formate dehydrogenase subunit alpha: MSTDEQDPLPGVPRIDDPRSSTPLTETFNPGTASDPEVGTTGEEMTTITVDGTPVALPPGSTIIDALGSVETAATVPALCYYDRHEAGESCRTDAADGIGPRSECRTCMVETDAHGLVPACSFPAEDGLSVKTDAGGATEARDVNLDLVLSNHNLRCTTCNQNGRCELQDVSIENDVMHPRYGVFDDRDEYEPLDDSHPFIQVDRNKCILCTRCVDACNDVQMEGILRIEGSGSDTRIAFQNGAEAMADSECVSCGHCETVCPTGSLTAKGMADLATLPIPGFNQRNSIGNVIEHEKAETAVKNDAPNRGLGGVSEKEVAKKSGVARMMARAKQRAQKTADGLGEKAMKTVEHTAEDLAARTLPEGYLFSVANAVSDVRLRNVEKTETTCGYCSVGCRFDVYTKHDDFLGVQPTDPDVAPVNDFSTCVKGKFGYEFVDADDRLTKPLIRGADGAFREASWDEALDRVVEGFSEIREESGPDALVCFASSKCTNEEDYLMQKFARQVLGTKNIDNCARLCHSSTVAALKQTVGFGAMTNRINEDIGKTDAYLITGSNTTESHPVLATRIKQNVDAGADLVVFDPRKVGIGEHATQFTRVKPGFDVAWISGLTRYIIEHDLHDEAFVEEHTKHFDELVEKVEPFTPEEVERLTEVPADELVQAAETLATAENVVFGWAMGMTQHSHGTQNVLALANLALTLGQVGKPKAGLSPFRGHNNVQGGGGDMGTLPNSLPGYQDVTDESVLDKFEEAWGVRPPNEVGLKVPEAFDEVHEGNVRGMYIMGENPALSEPDISHAEKALEDLDFLVVQDIFPTETTQYADVILPAAAFPEKDGTFTNTERRVQLVGKAMNPPGEAWQDYEILQALATRMGFDWDYDHPSDIMDEIAEVTPIYGGIDHDRLATEGGLQWPCWDNAHPGTPFLYEDGFNFEDGKARFVPADMGQPGELPGEEYPLTMTTGRVLYHFHTGTLTRRVEGIMSHVGESFVEIHPETAAALKIEDGDYVKVESKRGEITVKAVVTDRPGKGVVFIPMHFAAGAVNRLTNEAFDPVSGIPEYKVASVRVSPADPDDVTDHAPSDD, encoded by the coding sequence ATGAGCACTGACGAGCAAGACCCACTCCCCGGCGTTCCGCGCATCGACGACCCCCGGTCGAGCACCCCGCTCACCGAGACGTTCAATCCGGGGACGGCAAGCGACCCCGAGGTGGGCACGACGGGAGAAGAGATGACGACGATTACGGTGGACGGCACACCCGTCGCGCTCCCGCCCGGTTCGACCATCATCGACGCACTCGGGAGCGTGGAGACGGCAGCAACCGTCCCCGCACTTTGTTACTACGACCGCCACGAGGCGGGCGAATCGTGTCGAACCGACGCCGCAGACGGCATTGGGCCGCGAAGCGAGTGTCGCACCTGCATGGTCGAAACCGACGCGCATGGACTGGTTCCGGCATGCAGTTTCCCGGCAGAAGACGGGCTTTCCGTGAAAACGGACGCGGGCGGGGCGACGGAAGCCCGCGACGTGAATCTCGACCTCGTGCTCTCGAATCACAACCTCCGGTGTACGACGTGCAACCAGAACGGGCGGTGTGAGCTCCAGGACGTGAGCATCGAAAACGACGTGATGCACCCGCGCTACGGCGTGTTCGACGACCGCGACGAGTACGAACCGCTCGACGATTCCCACCCGTTCATCCAAGTTGACCGCAACAAGTGCATCCTCTGTACACGGTGCGTTGACGCCTGCAACGACGTGCAGATGGAAGGCATCCTCCGCATCGAAGGTTCGGGGTCGGATACGAGAATCGCCTTCCAGAACGGCGCAGAGGCGATGGCCGACTCTGAGTGCGTCTCGTGTGGCCACTGTGAGACGGTGTGCCCGACCGGGTCGCTCACGGCGAAGGGGATGGCCGATTTGGCGACGCTCCCGATTCCCGGCTTCAACCAGCGCAACTCGATTGGAAATGTCATCGAACACGAGAAGGCGGAAACTGCAGTGAAAAACGACGCGCCAAATCGCGGCCTCGGGGGAGTAAGTGAAAAAGAGGTGGCCAAAAAATCCGGTGTGGCGCGGATGATGGCGCGAGCGAAACAGCGCGCGCAGAAAACGGCCGACGGTCTCGGTGAGAAGGCGATGAAAACGGTCGAACACACCGCAGAAGACCTCGCGGCGCGCACCCTGCCCGAAGGCTACCTGTTCTCGGTGGCGAACGCCGTGAGCGACGTGCGCCTGCGGAACGTCGAGAAGACGGAGACGACGTGTGGCTACTGTTCGGTTGGGTGTCGATTCGACGTATACACCAAACACGACGACTTCCTCGGCGTCCAGCCAACCGACCCCGACGTGGCCCCCGTAAACGACTTTTCGACCTGCGTGAAGGGGAAATTTGGTTATGAGTTCGTGGACGCGGACGACCGCCTGACGAAACCACTGATTCGCGGCGCGGACGGCGCGTTCCGCGAAGCGTCGTGGGACGAGGCGCTAGACCGGGTGGTGGAAGGCTTTAGCGAGATTCGCGAGGAATCCGGCCCCGACGCGCTCGTCTGCTTTGCCTCCTCTAAGTGCACGAACGAGGAGGACTACCTGATGCAGAAGTTCGCCCGGCAAGTGTTGGGAACCAAGAATATCGATAACTGCGCGCGATTGTGTCACTCCTCGACCGTCGCCGCGCTCAAGCAGACCGTGGGCTTCGGGGCGATGACCAACCGCATCAACGAGGACATCGGGAAGACCGACGCCTACCTCATCACCGGGTCGAACACCACCGAGAGCCACCCGGTGCTCGCCACGCGCATCAAGCAGAACGTTGACGCGGGTGCGGACTTGGTCGTGTTCGACCCCCGGAAGGTCGGCATCGGGGAGCACGCAACACAGTTCACGCGCGTGAAACCCGGCTTCGACGTGGCGTGGATTAGCGGCCTCACGCGCTACATCATCGAACACGACCTCCACGACGAGGCGTTCGTCGAGGAGCACACGAAGCACTTCGACGAACTGGTCGAGAAGGTCGAACCGTTCACGCCCGAAGAAGTCGAACGCCTCACGGAGGTTCCGGCCGACGAACTCGTACAGGCCGCGGAGACGCTCGCGACCGCAGAAAACGTCGTCTTCGGCTGGGCGATGGGCATGACCCAGCACTCACACGGCACGCAAAACGTCCTCGCGCTCGCCAACCTCGCGCTCACGCTTGGACAGGTCGGCAAGCCGAAAGCCGGGCTCTCGCCGTTTCGCGGACACAACAACGTCCAGGGCGGAGGCGGCGACATGGGAACCCTCCCGAACTCCCTCCCGGGGTATCAGGACGTGACCGACGAGTCGGTGCTCGACAAATTCGAAGAGGCGTGGGGCGTCCGGCCGCCGAACGAGGTGGGCTTGAAAGTCCCGGAAGCGTTCGATGAAGTCCACGAGGGCAACGTCCGGGGGATGTACATCATGGGCGAGAATCCGGCGCTCTCAGAGCCTGATATTAGCCATGCCGAGAAGGCCCTCGAAGACCTCGATTTCCTCGTCGTCCAAGACATCTTCCCGACGGAGACGACCCAGTACGCGGACGTGATTTTGCCTGCGGCCGCGTTCCCCGAGAAAGACGGGACGTTCACGAACACCGAACGACGCGTCCAACTCGTCGGCAAGGCGATGAACCCGCCGGGCGAGGCATGGCAGGATTACGAGATTCTCCAAGCCCTCGCAACCCGTATGGGCTTCGACTGGGACTACGACCACCCGTCCGACATCATGGACGAGATTGCAGAGGTGACACCGATTTACGGCGGTATCGACCACGACCGCCTCGCCACCGAAGGCGGCCTCCAGTGGCCCTGCTGGGACAACGCCCATCCGGGCACGCCGTTCCTCTACGAGGACGGGTTCAACTTCGAGGACGGAAAAGCCCGCTTCGTCCCCGCGGACATGGGGCAACCGGGCGAACTGCCCGGCGAAGAGTACCCACTCACGATGACGACAGGGCGCGTGCTCTATCACTTCCACACGGGGACGCTCACCCGCCGTGTCGAAGGCATCATGTCGCACGTCGGCGAGAGCTTCGTGGAGATTCACCCTGAGACCGCAGCGGCACTGAAAATCGAAGACGGCGACTACGTGAAGGTGGAGTCAAAACGCGGCGAAATCACCGTGAAAGCCGTCGTCACCGACCGCCCCGGTAAGGGCGTCGTGTTCATCCCGATGCACTTCGCGGCGGGGGCGGTAAACCGACTCACCAACGAGGCGTTCGACCCTGTGAGCGGCATCCCCGAGTACAAGGTGGCGAGCGTGCGCGTCAGTCCGGCCGACCCGGATGACGTGACCGACCACGCACCGTCCGACGACTGA